The Aestuariibaculum lutulentum genome segment CCCATTTTGTAAGCTTTTTATTTTTGCTGTGGAGAATATCCCATAACCAATTATAAACAACGGAATAATTAAAGTGATAACCCAAAGGTTAACTAATAAGTCGCGCTTAAATAAGTAAGCAACTGCTGTATATAACGTTAAAAGAGCTCCTAAAATCAATCCTAAATTAGTAGCTATAGATTTTAAAGATTTTTCCATATTTTTGCGTTTATAAGGTAAGTTGAATGATTAGTTGTCAAAGATAGAAAATCGTTACAATTTAAATCTAAATAAAAAATATTAAAAAGTATTGGTAGTTTGTAAAAAATGCTTATTTTTGCACTTCCAAAATTGAACAGAATAAAAGCTTTAGCGATGAAAAAAAGTATACATCCAGAAAATTATAGAATAGTAGCATTCAAAGATATGTCTAACGAAGATGTATTTTTAACTAAGTCTACAGCAAACACTAACGAAACTATTGAGGTTGATGGTGTTGAGTATCCACTTGTAAAAATGGAGATTTCAAGAACATCGCACCCATTCTACACTGGTAAATCTAAATTAGTAGATACTGCTGGTCGTATTGATAAATTCAAAAACAAATACGCTAAGTTTAGCAAATAATCTTAGTACTTTATATAATATTAAAAGCCTTCAATATTTTATGTTGAAGGCTTTTTTGTTTTCGTTAATTAAGCTATTTTTGGGATGCCAAAACACAGGTTGTTTAGGTATTAATTAATACGTCCTAACGTTATGAACTACATCCTTTTTGATGGTCCGTCCAGAAATAATTTACTCCCTTTTACTTTTACACGTCCGGTAGCAGATATAAGAATTGGTATTTTAACCATTCGCGAAAAATGGGAAACCTTTTTAGATTCTACCACTACTACGGTAACGGAAGACTATTTGTCTGATAAATACCCCATGGTAGAGATGGACGAAAACATTATGATTAATGCGTCGTTTTTACCAAATTTTGAATTGGTAGAAATGGTGAAAGATTTACAGGAAAATCAGGCGATTTTTAAAGATGAAGATGTTATTGCATTTTATACCAAGGATACTCAGGATGATATTAATTTTGAGAATTATGAAGCTTTAGAGTTTCATGATGAATTGATTAAAGTTGAAAACACCTGGGATATATTTTCTAAAAACGGAGAAGCTA includes the following:
- a CDS encoding type B 50S ribosomal protein L31 — its product is MKKSIHPENYRIVAFKDMSNEDVFLTKSTANTNETIEVDGVEYPLVKMEISRTSHPFYTGKSKLVDTAGRIDKFKNKYAKFSK